In one window of Microbacterium sp. PM5 DNA:
- a CDS encoding AarF/UbiB family protein, with protein sequence MQSGSRARYRRILRFAALSLAQTWWYDLFLPRVGLARLAARSRSARMQRIARRFHALAVDLGGLMIKVGQFMSSRLDVLPPEITKELEGLQDEVPPVPFADIRAAAEAQLGMPLERAYAWFDETPVAAASLGQAHRARLTPADATLSGFGAVVVKVQRPGIDEIVDVDLAALRRVAGWLSRVRLVSDRVDAPALTEEFAATSREEIDYLHEAQNAERFAADVADDPAVAVPKVVWERSTRKVLTLQDVTAIKISDVAGLRAAGIDPVEVAEAFATTMFTQLFRTGFFHADPHPGNVFVTPRPAGADAAAPAWTLTFIDFGMMGTVDDRLRSGLRTVLLAVAARDSKRLVQGILDVGALLPGADTRELERAYAKLFARFGGMGFAQLREVDPREFRDFAEEFGDVVRSLPFQLPENFLLIVRAISLTSGVCSTLEPEYNIWESIEPFAGQVLRDEGGNVVKDALAQVAEVATTAWRLPGRLDGLITGFEEGTVSVDMSRLERRLDRLERIAQRGLAAVVFGILLIGGILLRVTDEVFGVAMMIASLVPLVVSLLPRGRRRRR encoded by the coding sequence GTGCAGTCCGGCTCACGCGCGCGGTACCGGCGCATCCTCCGCTTCGCCGCACTGTCGCTGGCGCAGACCTGGTGGTACGACCTGTTCCTGCCGCGCGTGGGCCTCGCGCGCCTCGCCGCGCGCTCGCGCAGCGCGCGGATGCAGCGCATCGCCCGCCGCTTCCACGCGCTCGCCGTCGACCTCGGCGGTCTCATGATCAAGGTCGGCCAGTTCATGTCGTCGCGCCTGGACGTGCTGCCGCCGGAGATCACGAAAGAACTCGAGGGGCTGCAGGACGAGGTGCCGCCCGTGCCCTTCGCCGATATCCGCGCCGCAGCGGAGGCGCAGCTCGGGATGCCGCTGGAGCGCGCGTATGCCTGGTTCGACGAGACTCCGGTGGCCGCGGCATCCCTGGGGCAGGCGCACCGCGCCCGACTGACGCCGGCAGATGCGACGCTGAGCGGATTCGGCGCCGTCGTCGTGAAGGTGCAGCGCCCGGGGATCGACGAGATCGTCGACGTCGACCTGGCGGCGCTGCGCCGAGTCGCAGGGTGGCTGAGTCGCGTGCGACTGGTCTCGGACCGCGTCGATGCGCCCGCGCTGACCGAGGAGTTCGCGGCGACGTCGCGCGAGGAGATCGACTACCTGCACGAGGCGCAGAACGCGGAGCGATTCGCCGCGGACGTGGCGGATGATCCCGCCGTCGCCGTGCCGAAGGTCGTCTGGGAGCGCTCGACGCGCAAGGTTCTGACGCTGCAGGATGTGACGGCGATCAAGATCTCCGACGTCGCGGGTCTGCGCGCGGCCGGCATCGATCCCGTGGAGGTGGCCGAGGCCTTCGCGACGACCATGTTCACGCAGCTGTTCCGCACGGGTTTCTTCCACGCCGATCCGCACCCGGGCAACGTCTTCGTGACGCCCCGCCCAGCCGGCGCGGATGCCGCGGCGCCGGCGTGGACACTGACCTTCATCGACTTCGGCATGATGGGCACCGTCGACGACCGGCTGCGCTCAGGGCTTCGTACCGTGCTGCTGGCCGTCGCGGCTCGCGACAGCAAGAGACTGGTGCAGGGCATTCTCGATGTCGGCGCGCTCTTGCCCGGCGCCGACACCCGTGAGCTCGAGCGTGCCTACGCGAAACTGTTCGCCCGCTTCGGCGGCATGGGATTCGCGCAACTGCGCGAGGTCGATCCCCGCGAGTTTCGCGACTTCGCGGAGGAGTTCGGCGATGTCGTGCGGAGCCTGCCGTTCCAGCTGCCGGAGAACTTCCTGCTGATCGTGCGCGCCATCTCGCTAACCTCGGGCGTCTGCAGCACGCTGGAGCCCGAGTACAACATCTGGGAGAGCATCGAGCCGTTCGCCGGTCAGGTGCTGCGTGATGAGGGCGGCAACGTCGTGAAGGACGCGCTCGCGCAGGTCGCGGAGGTCGCCACGACCGCGTGGCGTCTGCCCGGACGCCTCGACGGGCTCATCACGGGTTTCGAGGAGGGCACGGTGTCGGTCGACATGTCGCGCCTCGAACGCCGACTCGATCGCCTGGAGCGGATCGCTCAGCGTGGCCTTGCTGCGGTGGTCTTCGGCATCCTGCTCATCGGCGGCATCCTGCTGCGGGTGACCGACGAGGTCTTCGGTGTCGCGATGATGATCGCGTCACTCGTCCCGCTCGTCGTCAGCCTCCTGCCGCGCGGTCGGCGCCGGCGCCGCTAG
- a CDS encoding CoA pyrophosphatase — protein MPSDSTASAAGARAELAAVARDGRDWGVPRQRLPAAVSPRAAAVLILFGVLDAVPSARAAQDAAVSRDLDVLLLERATTLRAHPGQVAFPGGRLDPGDSGPIAAALREAEEETGVDPAGVEVLGALPPVPLDFSGHLVTPVLGWWRHPSPVRVVDDAESAAVFRAPVADLLDPSNRGVTVIEREGQTWRGPAFEVQGHLVWGFTAMVIDALFDRLGWTEPWDLGAQTRRIPLPI, from the coding sequence GTGCCCTCCGACTCCACCGCTTCCGCCGCCGGGGCACGCGCCGAGTTGGCCGCTGTGGCTCGCGATGGCCGGGACTGGGGAGTGCCACGGCAGAGACTGCCTGCAGCGGTCTCGCCACGCGCCGCCGCCGTGCTGATCCTGTTCGGCGTGCTCGATGCCGTGCCGAGTGCGCGCGCGGCGCAGGATGCTGCGGTCTCGCGCGATCTCGACGTCCTGCTGCTCGAACGGGCGACCACGCTTCGTGCTCACCCGGGGCAGGTCGCCTTTCCTGGAGGACGGCTCGATCCCGGCGACTCCGGACCGATCGCCGCCGCACTGCGCGAAGCCGAGGAGGAGACGGGGGTCGATCCGGCCGGCGTCGAGGTGCTGGGCGCACTGCCGCCGGTGCCGTTGGATTTCTCCGGGCACCTCGTCACGCCCGTGTTGGGGTGGTGGCGGCATCCGTCGCCCGTGCGTGTCGTCGACGATGCGGAGTCCGCCGCCGTGTTCCGCGCACCGGTGGCCGACCTGCTTGACCCGAGCAACCGCGGGGTGACGGTGATCGAGCGCGAAGGGCAGACGTGGCGCGGGCCCGCCTTCGAGGTGCAGGGTCATCTCGTCTGGGGTTTCACCGCGATGGTGATCGACGCGCTGTTCGACCGGCTCGGCTGGACCGAGCCGTGGGACCTGGGCGCCCAGACCCGGCGCATACCGCTGCCGATCTAG
- a CDS encoding GNAT family N-acetyltransferase has protein sequence MRPEDWPEVEAIYREGLATGNASFEAEPPAWEAFDTGKLGVGRLVAVDADGGVTGWVAASAVSTREVYRGVVEHSVYVAARVRGGGMGRALLAAFVEAVDAAGVWTVQSSIFPDNHASLALHERAGFRRVGHRERIALMTYGPWAGQWRDTILVERRRPDAAP, from the coding sequence ATGCGGCCCGAAGATTGGCCGGAGGTCGAGGCGATCTATCGCGAAGGCCTCGCCACGGGAAACGCCAGCTTCGAGGCTGAGCCGCCCGCGTGGGAGGCCTTCGACACCGGCAAGCTCGGCGTCGGCCGGTTGGTCGCCGTCGACGCCGACGGCGGCGTCACCGGCTGGGTCGCCGCGTCGGCCGTCTCCACCCGCGAGGTGTACCGCGGCGTCGTCGAACACTCGGTGTACGTCGCCGCCCGCGTTCGCGGGGGCGGTATGGGACGGGCGCTGCTTGCCGCTTTCGTCGAGGCGGTGGATGCCGCCGGGGTATGGACCGTGCAGTCGAGCATCTTCCCGGACAACCATGCGAGCCTCGCCCTTCACGAGCGAGCGGGGTTCCGCCGCGTCGGTCACCGGGAGCGCATCGCGCTCATGACCTACGGACCGTGGGCGGGTCAGTGGCGCGACACGATCCTGGTCGAACGTCGCCGCCCCGACGCAGCGCCGTAA
- a CDS encoding metalloregulator ArsR/SmtB family transcription factor: MPTLLPLLTNTADGCRSTAPANALTTDDAEMLARTFKALGDPTRVRLLSLIAASPGGEACICDLTAPVGLSQPTVSHHMKLLVDAGLATREQRGRWAYFRVVTDALDQAANALRP, translated from the coding sequence ATGCCGACGCTGCTGCCCCTCCTGACGAACACCGCCGACGGGTGCCGCTCGACCGCGCCCGCGAATGCACTGACGACGGACGATGCAGAGATGCTCGCCCGCACCTTCAAGGCGCTTGGCGACCCCACGCGGGTGCGCCTGCTGTCGCTGATCGCCGCATCGCCGGGCGGTGAAGCCTGCATCTGCGACCTCACCGCACCGGTCGGCCTGTCCCAGCCGACCGTGTCCCACCACATGAAGCTTCTCGTGGATGCCGGGCTCGCCACGCGTGAGCAGCGTGGGCGCTGGGCGTACTTCCGCGTCGTCACCGATGCCCTCGACCAGGCCGCGAACGCGCTCCGCCCGTGA
- a CDS encoding FAD-dependent oxidoreductase: MDDALPVVVIGAGPQGLAAAAHLIERRMPVVVLEAGDTPAAAVAEWGHVRLFSDWSELVDAASARLLDATGWTPPPSGYPTGAQWIGRYLAPLADALGDRVRYGARVVGVSRSGRDRLVDAGRGDQPFTVHVRPTGGDDYRLAARAVIDASGTWETPNPAGADGLPALGERAAADRLSYRIPDFRDRSGFEGRHTVVVGSGHSALTAVLALARLARRDPSTTVTWALRRASARKAFGGGEADELPARGALGIRAKEFVDAGLVSLVTGFRVERVTDAGDGVVLVAEDGRHLAADRAVVLTGFRPDLSFLSALRLELDSTLQAPVRIAAEVDPNVHSCGSVAATGAADLAHPEPGFFIVGAKSYGRAPTFLALTGYEQVRSVVAEVAGDHEAARRVELVLPDTGVCGGAGLFDASGASRGGACCAPPPQPVSIIPTAPALS, from the coding sequence GTGGATGACGCACTGCCCGTCGTCGTGATCGGCGCCGGCCCCCAGGGGCTCGCCGCCGCCGCTCACCTGATCGAACGCCGGATGCCGGTCGTCGTGCTCGAAGCGGGAGACACTCCGGCCGCTGCGGTGGCCGAGTGGGGCCATGTGCGCCTGTTCTCCGACTGGTCCGAGCTCGTCGATGCCGCCAGCGCTCGCCTCCTTGACGCGACGGGCTGGACACCGCCGCCGAGCGGCTACCCCACCGGCGCGCAGTGGATCGGTCGCTATCTCGCACCGCTGGCCGACGCACTCGGCGATCGTGTTCGTTACGGCGCGCGCGTCGTCGGCGTCTCGCGGTCGGGACGCGACCGCCTCGTCGATGCCGGTCGCGGCGATCAGCCCTTCACGGTGCACGTCCGACCGACCGGCGGCGACGACTACCGCCTCGCGGCACGCGCCGTCATCGACGCCTCCGGTACGTGGGAGACCCCCAACCCCGCGGGTGCGGACGGTCTGCCGGCTCTCGGCGAGCGCGCGGCGGCCGACCGGCTCAGCTACCGCATCCCTGATTTCCGAGATCGCTCCGGGTTCGAGGGCAGACACACCGTCGTCGTCGGTTCCGGGCATTCCGCCCTCACCGCGGTCTTGGCCCTGGCACGATTGGCGCGCCGCGACCCGTCCACGACGGTGACCTGGGCGCTGCGTCGTGCGAGCGCGCGGAAGGCGTTCGGCGGGGGTGAAGCAGACGAGCTGCCCGCGCGCGGAGCCCTCGGCATCCGGGCGAAGGAGTTCGTGGATGCCGGTCTCGTCTCGCTCGTGACGGGGTTCCGCGTGGAACGCGTCACGGATGCCGGTGATGGCGTGGTCCTCGTGGCGGAGGACGGTCGTCACCTCGCTGCCGACAGGGCCGTCGTGCTCACCGGGTTCCGCCCCGACTTGTCGTTCCTGTCGGCGCTGCGTCTGGAGCTCGACTCCACCTTGCAGGCTCCCGTTCGCATCGCCGCCGAGGTTGACCCGAACGTGCACTCGTGCGGCTCGGTCGCCGCCACCGGCGCCGCCGACCTCGCCCACCCCGAACCGGGTTTCTTCATCGTCGGCGCGAAGTCGTACGGCCGCGCGCCGACCTTTCTCGCGCTCACCGGGTACGAGCAGGTGCGCAGCGTCGTGGCCGAAGTGGCGGGCGATCACGAGGCCGCACGGCGTGTCGAGCTGGTCTTGCCCGATACTGGCGTGTGCGGCGGTGCCGGGCTCTTCGACGCCTCGGGCGCTTCGCGTGGCGGCGCCTGCTGCGCACCGCCGCCTCAGCCCGTCTCGATCATCCCGACCGCGCCCGCCCTCTCCTGA
- a CDS encoding arsenate reductase ArsC, whose product MTDSTKPAVLFVCVHNAGRSQMAAGYLRALAGDRIDVFSAGSEPGNAVNPAAVAVMAEEGIDLSSATPQILTTDAVRKADVVITMGCGDACPIFPGKRYEDWQLTDPAGQPVEVVRGVRDDIKGRVQELIASLS is encoded by the coding sequence ATGACCGACTCCACCAAGCCCGCCGTCCTCTTCGTCTGCGTGCACAACGCCGGCCGCTCTCAGATGGCCGCCGGATACCTCCGTGCGCTCGCCGGCGACCGCATCGATGTGTTCTCGGCCGGCAGCGAGCCGGGCAACGCGGTCAACCCGGCAGCCGTGGCCGTGATGGCCGAAGAAGGCATCGACCTGTCCTCGGCCACCCCGCAGATTCTGACCACGGACGCCGTGCGCAAGGCCGACGTCGTCATCACGATGGGATGCGGGGATGCATGCCCCATCTTCCCCGGAAAGCGCTACGAGGATTGGCAGCTGACCGACCCGGCGGGCCAGCCCGTCGAGGTCGTCCGCGGGGTGCGTGACGACATCAAGGGCCGGGTGCAGGAACTCATCGCCAGCCTGAGCTGA
- a CDS encoding dicarboxylate/amino acid:cation symporter — translation MSSTSTTAPAARPPKPKKPFYRSFGFQITVALIAGILLGILALNLGPDAAGNPNGLSATLSTIGSSYVTLLKAAVVPLIFLAVVASITQLRNVTNAARLAGQTLLWFGITALIAVTIGIVLGITIQPGNRVAHDQLTTGAPYTVGTWWNFLKGLIPQNVLGLTVSSSASDSGAITSTVGFNVLQVIVVSVAVGIAALKVGKRAEPFVAFTQSSLKIVQRVLWWIIRIAPLGTLGLIASAVVQYGTDKLLTLVWFVVAVYVGLVLVLFVVYPILVKSHGLSIKQYFSGVWPAVQLGFVSRSSIGTLPLTQRVTERNLGVPREYASFAVPLGATTKMDGCAAIYPAIAAIFVAQFFGIELNIVSYLLIALVSVVGSAATAGTTGATVMLTLTLSTLGLPLEGVGLLLAIDPILDMGRTAVNVAGQALVPTIVAKREGILDRELYDAPRDGEPFADDSADDADEQAPALARS, via the coding sequence ATGAGTTCCACCAGCACCACCGCGCCCGCCGCGCGTCCGCCCAAGCCGAAGAAGCCGTTCTACCGCTCGTTCGGCTTCCAGATCACGGTCGCGCTGATCGCCGGCATCCTGCTCGGCATCCTCGCCCTGAACCTCGGTCCGGATGCCGCGGGCAACCCCAACGGCCTGTCCGCGACCCTGTCGACCATCGGTTCGTCCTACGTGACGCTGCTGAAGGCTGCCGTCGTCCCGCTCATCTTCCTCGCGGTCGTCGCCAGCATCACGCAGCTGCGCAACGTGACCAACGCCGCGCGGCTGGCGGGTCAGACCCTGCTGTGGTTCGGGATCACGGCGCTCATCGCCGTCACCATCGGCATCGTCCTGGGCATCACGATCCAGCCCGGTAACCGCGTCGCCCACGACCAGCTCACGACCGGCGCCCCCTACACGGTCGGCACGTGGTGGAACTTCCTCAAGGGCCTCATTCCGCAGAACGTCCTGGGTCTGACCGTCTCGAGCTCCGCAAGCGACTCCGGTGCGATCACCTCGACGGTCGGATTCAACGTGCTCCAGGTCATCGTGGTCTCGGTCGCCGTCGGCATCGCCGCGCTCAAGGTCGGCAAGCGTGCCGAGCCGTTCGTCGCGTTCACGCAGTCGTCGCTGAAGATCGTGCAGCGAGTGCTCTGGTGGATCATCCGCATCGCGCCCCTCGGCACGCTCGGCCTCATCGCCTCGGCGGTCGTGCAGTACGGCACCGACAAGCTGCTCACGCTGGTCTGGTTCGTCGTGGCCGTCTACGTCGGACTCGTGCTCGTGCTGTTCGTCGTCTACCCGATCCTCGTCAAGAGCCACGGCCTGTCGATCAAGCAGTACTTCTCCGGCGTCTGGCCGGCCGTGCAGCTCGGGTTCGTCTCGCGCTCCTCGATCGGCACACTCCCGCTGACCCAGCGCGTGACCGAGCGCAACCTCGGCGTGCCGCGCGAGTACGCGTCGTTCGCGGTGCCGCTGGGCGCTACGACCAAGATGGACGGCTGCGCCGCGATCTACCCGGCGATCGCCGCGATCTTCGTCGCCCAGTTCTTCGGCATCGAGCTGAACATCGTGTCGTACCTGCTGATCGCGCTCGTCTCGGTCGTGGGCTCGGCGGCCACGGCCGGCACCACCGGCGCGACGGTCATGCTCACGCTGACCCTCTCCACCCTCGGCCTGCCGCTGGAGGGTGTCGGTCTGCTCCTCGCGATCGACCCGATCCTCGACATGGGCCGCACCGCGGTCAACGTCGCAGGCCAGGCCCTGGTGCCCACGATCGTCGCGAAGCGCGAGGGCATCCTCGACCGCGAGCTGTACGACGCGCCGCGCGACGGCGAGCCGTTCGCCGACGACTCGGCCGACGACGCCGACGAGCAGGCCCCGGCACTCGCGCGCAGCTGA
- a CDS encoding DUF3488 and transglutaminase-like domain-containing protein has protein sequence MPPRERRRRGELRLAVALWLGILSTLVPLTRVVQSGSWLWGAIALPFALLALGYGLRRLRLPVIVVTLVELAVWTGAVTAVFFPANALLGVIPTGGLVEALPRTIAAASTFIADGVAPLTPTQPLVFLIVASLGLLTVALDHVVVTARMPLLASVALVAVWLIPAIAVPAGVDVVAFVLLAASVLLLIRAETRTRETPSAAASPRAVTARAGGVAAVATSIGAVAIIAALAVGPTLQASVPAAGFGTSTMIDPSLDLGKDLRRQDGATVLTLRTDGTSVPYLRVATLSLFDGTVWQPDRTSTVDLSAAPLEPVELSADIAVVQTRTTVAIKNLASAYAPVPYPATEVDGLTGAWQFAPYNRTVAGAAGATQGQQYTVVSDIAQPTLEQIRASSAGGAGLRIDVDSIPAGSPPIIARLARQVTAQAATDYDKLIALQDWFRGPEFTYSLDAPVQDGFDGQGVDAVAAFLQAKTGYCVHFAGAFALMARSLGMPTRIVVGFLPGSFTGQVIDGQRVIDVTGRQLHAWPEVYFRGIGWVPFEPTKGLGTETRFDSAASTATTPPTTSATPEATTAPTTAPTADVNDPQQGAQTDAAGSGPTLIDLRPLLSILGAVIVVAALPGVAGAVRRLMLRRRGTVTAAWRLVQDTAIDAGLPVPSSRSPRAFGAFLVSAGGAPATPMSQLVAAVERANYAADAAGAGPDTAAMSAAVGIRSAMLAALPAARRARVVALPWSLVVRPGSGLADRDAPA, from the coding sequence ATGCCGCCTCGTGAGCGCCGCCGCCGCGGAGAGCTGCGCCTCGCGGTGGCGCTGTGGCTCGGCATCCTCAGCACGCTCGTCCCCCTGACCCGCGTCGTGCAGAGCGGCTCATGGCTGTGGGGCGCGATCGCCCTTCCGTTCGCACTGCTCGCCCTCGGTTACGGGCTGCGCCGCCTGCGTCTGCCGGTGATCGTCGTCACGCTCGTCGAGCTCGCCGTGTGGACCGGGGCGGTCACCGCTGTCTTCTTCCCGGCGAACGCCCTCCTGGGCGTGATCCCGACCGGCGGGCTCGTCGAGGCGCTGCCCCGCACGATCGCTGCGGCATCCACATTCATCGCGGACGGCGTCGCTCCCCTGACGCCGACGCAGCCGTTGGTGTTCCTCATCGTCGCATCGCTGGGGCTCTTGACCGTCGCCCTCGATCACGTCGTCGTCACCGCACGGATGCCGCTGCTGGCCAGCGTCGCCCTGGTCGCCGTCTGGCTCATCCCGGCCATCGCCGTACCGGCCGGGGTGGACGTCGTGGCGTTCGTCCTGCTCGCGGCATCCGTGCTGCTGCTCATCCGCGCCGAGACCCGCACCCGCGAGACACCCAGCGCCGCCGCGTCCCCACGCGCCGTCACCGCGCGCGCCGGCGGCGTCGCGGCCGTCGCCACCTCGATCGGCGCCGTCGCGATCATCGCGGCGCTCGCGGTCGGACCCACGCTGCAAGCGTCGGTTCCCGCGGCGGGGTTCGGGACCTCCACGATGATCGATCCGTCGCTGGATCTCGGCAAAGACCTGCGGCGCCAGGACGGCGCGACGGTGCTCACCCTGCGCACCGACGGCACCAGCGTGCCCTACCTGCGCGTGGCGACGCTGTCGCTGTTCGATGGCACGGTGTGGCAGCCCGATCGCACGAGCACGGTCGATCTGAGCGCAGCGCCGCTCGAGCCCGTCGAGCTCTCGGCGGACATCGCCGTCGTACAGACCCGCACGACCGTCGCGATCAAGAACCTCGCGTCGGCGTACGCGCCCGTCCCCTACCCGGCCACCGAGGTCGACGGATTGACCGGGGCGTGGCAGTTCGCCCCGTACAACCGCACCGTCGCCGGCGCGGCCGGAGCGACGCAGGGACAGCAGTACACGGTCGTCTCCGACATCGCCCAGCCGACGCTCGAGCAGATCCGCGCCTCGTCGGCAGGAGGTGCGGGTCTGCGCATCGACGTGGACTCCATCCCGGCAGGCAGCCCGCCGATCATCGCGCGCCTCGCTCGCCAGGTCACCGCGCAGGCCGCCACCGACTACGACAAGCTCATCGCTCTGCAGGACTGGTTCCGCGGTCCGGAGTTCACGTACTCGCTCGACGCGCCGGTGCAGGACGGCTTCGACGGACAGGGCGTCGACGCCGTGGCCGCCTTCCTCCAAGCCAAGACCGGATACTGCGTGCACTTCGCGGGCGCCTTCGCCCTCATGGCTCGCAGCCTCGGCATGCCGACGCGGATCGTGGTCGGGTTCCTTCCCGGCTCGTTCACGGGCCAGGTCATCGACGGCCAGCGCGTCATCGATGTGACGGGGCGCCAACTGCACGCGTGGCCCGAGGTGTACTTCCGCGGCATCGGATGGGTCCCGTTCGAGCCGACCAAAGGCCTCGGCACCGAGACGCGGTTCGACAGCGCCGCCTCGACCGCGACCACGCCGCCGACGACCTCGGCCACTCCGGAGGCGACGACCGCTCCGACGACCGCTCCGACGGCCGACGTGAACGATCCGCAGCAGGGCGCGCAGACGGATGCCGCAGGCTCGGGCCCGACGCTGATCGATCTGCGTCCGCTGCTGAGCATCCTCGGCGCCGTCATCGTGGTCGCCGCGCTGCCGGGGGTGGCGGGGGCGGTGCGGCGGCTCATGCTGCGCCGGCGCGGAACGGTGACCGCCGCGTGGCGCCTCGTGCAGGACACCGCGATCGACGCGGGGTTGCCGGTGCCGTCGTCGCGCTCGCCACGCGCCTTCGGCGCCTTCCTCGTCAGCGCCGGGGGTGCCCCCGCGACGCCGATGTCTCAGCTCGTGGCCGCCGTCGAGCGGGCGAACTACGCGGCGGACGCGGCCGGCGCGGGCCCGGATACCGCCGCGATGAGCGCCGCTGTCGGCATCCGATCGGCCATGCTGGCGGCACTGCCCGCAGCGCGGCGCGCGCGCGTCGTGGCGCTGCCGTGGTCGCTCGTCGTGCGGCCGGGCTCCGGCCTGGCCGATCGCGACGCGCCGGCCTGA
- a CDS encoding DUF58 domain-containing protein, which produces MPRWPLLSRLPLTLRGLGALVLAAACGVLAQRFGIAELAYVGALLAAAVVVSAATLYLLPSSARVTRAFSPDVAAAGSEVRVRLTVEIRSSLPTSEARWRDAVPDGVVAASTAGAAPDGVLPPTGSAIAGPSQVEVDYAVRAERRGLRRVGPLALVTTDPFGFTRRRRTVGDTSPLVIVPEIVDLDELHDLPGDAGGSTRSVTDRMGQGADNLIPRTYAPGDSMRRIHWRASAHRDELMVRQEEQETTPEAVVVLDRGAARWSPAAGRAAGADPAFETAVSACVSTTARLVREGYLVTVIDADGAVLCDPIEGGDTAGVEHLAVALATITARRDLPLEALARLFTGIAAGPVIVVTGGLTTADVVALAPVPHHSTMPILLPVSESREALAAAVDTGWRVGALTAGGDVAAAWSDALASRETRSVHHAAS; this is translated from the coding sequence ATGCCCCGCTGGCCCCTGCTGTCTCGCCTGCCGCTGACCCTGCGCGGCCTGGGCGCACTGGTGCTCGCCGCGGCGTGCGGCGTGCTGGCCCAGCGCTTCGGCATCGCGGAGCTCGCCTACGTGGGCGCACTGTTGGCGGCAGCCGTGGTCGTCAGCGCCGCCACCCTGTACCTGCTCCCGAGCTCCGCGCGGGTGACCCGCGCCTTCTCCCCCGACGTCGCCGCCGCCGGCAGCGAGGTGCGGGTACGCCTCACCGTCGAGATCCGTTCCTCTCTGCCCACCAGCGAGGCGCGGTGGCGCGACGCCGTGCCCGACGGCGTGGTCGCGGCATCCACGGCCGGCGCCGCGCCGGACGGCGTGCTGCCGCCGACCGGGTCGGCGATCGCCGGCCCGTCGCAGGTCGAGGTCGACTACGCCGTGCGCGCCGAACGCCGTGGACTTCGCCGCGTGGGGCCCTTGGCGCTCGTGACGACCGATCCGTTCGGCTTCACACGGCGACGCCGGACGGTCGGCGACACCTCGCCGCTGGTGATCGTGCCCGAGATCGTCGATCTCGACGAGCTGCACGACCTCCCCGGCGACGCCGGGGGCAGCACCCGCAGCGTGACGGATCGGATGGGTCAGGGCGCCGACAACCTGATCCCGCGCACGTATGCACCCGGCGACTCGATGCGACGCATCCACTGGCGTGCCAGCGCTCATCGCGACGAGCTGATGGTGCGTCAGGAGGAGCAGGAGACGACCCCCGAAGCCGTCGTCGTGCTCGATCGCGGCGCGGCACGCTGGTCGCCGGCCGCGGGGCGTGCCGCGGGGGCCGACCCCGCCTTCGAGACGGCGGTCTCCGCCTGCGTCTCGACGACGGCGCGATTGGTGCGCGAAGGCTACCTCGTCACCGTGATCGACGCCGACGGCGCCGTGCTGTGCGATCCGATCGAGGGGGGCGACACGGCGGGCGTCGAGCATCTCGCCGTCGCCCTCGCCACGATCACCGCACGGCGCGATCTTCCCCTCGAGGCGCTCGCCCGATTGTTCACGGGAATCGCGGCCGGTCCCGTGATCGTCGTGACCGGTGGCCTCACGACCGCGGACGTCGTCGCGCTCGCCCCCGTGCCGCACCACAGCACCATGCCGATCCTTCTTCCCGTATCAGAGTCACGCGAGGCGCTGGCCGCCGCCGTGGACACCGGCTGGCGCGTCGGCGCGCTGACCGCGGGCGGCGACGTCGCCGCCGCCTGGAGCGACGCGCTGGCGTCACGCGAGACGCGGAGCGTGCACCATGCCGCCTCGTGA